A single Ammospiza caudacuta isolate bAmmCau1 chromosome 6, bAmmCau1.pri, whole genome shotgun sequence DNA region contains:
- the DMAC2L gene encoding ATP synthase subunit s, mitochondrial, protein MMALGTLLRKPPLPPGSCRSFWGWLNAVFNKVDHERIRAVGPDRAASEWLLRCGARVRYRGSPKWQQDYNALPTGPLGSYRIEAISATDSCIMYRGFDYLDGLEHVRDIKLEKCMYIQDQCLQRLGETSNLQKSLQRLEIISCGNVTDRGILALHRLANLKYLYLSDLPGIREKERTFRVLQQALPKLELELDLE, encoded by the exons ATGATGGCCTTGGGGACGCTCCTGAGGAAGCCACCGCTGCCGCCGGGCAGTTGTAGATCCTTCTGGGGATGGCTGAATGCCGTATTCAACAA GGTGGATCACGAGCGCATCCGCGCGGTGGGCCCGGACCGGGCGGCCTCGGAGTGGCTGCTGCGCTGCGGGGCCCGGGTGCGCTACCGCGGCTCGCCCAAGTGGCAGCAGGACTACAACGCGCTGCCCACCGGGCCCCTGGGCAGCTACAGGATCGAGGCCATCAGCGCCACCGACTCCTGCATCATGTACAGAGGATTTGACTACCTGG ATGGCCTGGAGCACGTCAGGGACATCAAGCTGGAGAAGTGCATGTACATCCAGGACCAGTGTCTGCAGAGGCTGGGCGAGACCAGCAACCTCCAGAAGAGTCTGCAGCGGCTGGAGATCATCTCCTGCGGCAACGTCACCGACAGAGGCATCCTGGCACTGCACAGGCTGGC GAACCTGAAATATTTGTATCTGAGTGACCTTCCTGGGatcagagagaaggaaagaaccTTCCGTGTCCTTCAGCAGGCACTGCccaagctggagctggagctggatttGGAATAA